The window AGCCCAAGAGGTCTAGCAATATATGAATAGGTCGTAGTGGTTGAGTCTCGTTCTTCACTTCTCTATTATATTTGATGTATTACTTTCAACTGATACAGAACTATATCTACAGTTTGGTTTCATTACTCGACGGCCTTAATGATTCATACGCTTCATTTACAACTCCACCGAGGTGGAGAACATCTATGCCGATTGTTCACGAAGTTTGCTCTTAAAGCTATTACCCATCTCACCAACACTAAAGGTTGTAATAAACAATGACgacaaaatataatatctatAAAATGCATATTGATTCAAAATTTAAGCAAATCAAAGGCTTTAAAAGCCCCATATGTTGATGGCTGCACCATTTTATCTAGCACAAGCTCCGTGTTTGTGTAATGTGTACTgagaaatttttattaatgatgAACAAGAAAATCCAAAATGGTGAATTATGtagtttttaatcaatttttttttcctttcaagTGTTCTTGGAAAGCTCTTCACTTCCGGTACTGTCGAATCTCTTTTACAACACCGTCGGTCAACGAGTCAACGTCATGATTCTTCCCGTAGAATTTCACAAAATTCATCTCTGGACTCATCAAGTACCTTCACCCACAACACAACACATGTTCTTTACATTAAAACTCCAacccaaacaaaacaaaagaacaaacCAGTACCGAGTCAAAAGTACAACACGAATATCGTATATATATTGTGCAAGTCAACATGTGTGACTGAGCATGTCGGCTTTCTTGCTAATAATTATACGAAGTCCAAACAAAAAACTATGTGAAGGGTTAACAAATACACTTACATGACTATAGAGTGATCAACGAGATAGTCTGAATCCTCCTCTTCCGTCTTCATGTAGTAAACCCGATAAGAACGGGCCACTGATTTGATCTCTTCAGGGGTCCCGGTTAACCCAATCAATTTCGGATGAAACTCTACaagaaaatatttcaactaTATGCATTTTCATTTTAGAAAAAACGAATGGATCTTAAGGAGATAAAAAAGATAATCTACCTTTGACATATTCATGCACTTGTTGAACTGTGTCTCTTTCAGGATCCACAGAGATAAACACCGGCACCACATCTACTCCTGCCTTTTCCTCTGTGTAAAATGTGATTGAATATTAAAGACGATATATCCCAATGTGTAACCACacaaatgaaaaagaatgtcATCAACTCACTTATTTTGTCAATGGCAGCAGCTAGCTTAATAAGCTCGTCAGGACAGATATCAGGACAATGTGTGAACCCAAAGTATAAGATTGTCCATTTTCCCATCAAGTCTTTCTCCGTGATACGTTTCCCATCATCTCTTATAAGGCTGAATGGTCCTCCAATAGCTGCTTTCCCAGCAGATGGTCCCTCCTTAACCGCTTTAGAATTGGTATTTATATCTAGGGGCAACAACAAGAACCCGAGTCAATATACACACAtaagaacagaaaaaaaaagcaataaGCTTTTAGTAGATACAGGGTTTCACAACAAGTCAACGTGAAATCACTAAGCATTTACAGAGTGATTGAAGTGATCATTTCCTTTACCACGTCAAGTTTTATCACTAACCAGATCAGTAGTTTAATTAAACTCAAGGACCAAGGGCATGTGCACATTAAGCTACAAATCATGCATTCAATTAGTAAGATTTTCTAACAATACATTTCAAAGCTCCATTACTGAATAGACTCCATGATGCAACACATTGGTAGCTTACATGATCAAGTTCtgattatatttatatcttcaaaaaaaaaaagtaaactcaCCATAAGAAGAGTACCTTCGATATGACGTTTCTTTTCGCGGTCATAGTAGTAGACCAATCCAGCTCCAGTAGCAAACAGCAAGAAGAAGCTCATCCACGAAACCGGCTGTGTATTTACCAAAATGCCACTATCAAACACCATAGAGACGAGAGATCTAACTTAAACCAAATTTAACCAAATAAGCCAATAAAGTACCGCTCCACGCGCGTGTTTCCCAGACGCGCGGTCGCTTTTCTGATCGGAACCACCGCCATCTGAACCCTCGGATCCACCAGATTTCTCGTTCTCACCGGAAGATTTCGCTTCCGATTCGCCAGAGCTAGGCTTAGAGGTAGAATCAGAAGCAGAAGTGCTCAGTAAACGTCTCTGATCCATCCTCAACCGTTCGATTCCACAGCTAAGTGTAAACATCTGCAAAACAAACATCGCAGTTACGGCGATGAAACCTAACAGATATAGAAAAAACGAAAAACTAGGAAGAAAATGCCGAACCGATCGAGGAAGAGAGAAATCTCCATGATCGGAGATGCACGCCGGAGACGGAGACGACGGAGACAGTAGATCGCTTACGGCGCGAAATCGATGACAAAGCTGCACGGGACGAAGACGGCTTGCAGTTCTACATAGAGCAGACGCCATTGACGACTACGAGTTTCTTTCAACTTCTCTGGGGTTTAATCTGAAATGAACGAAAGAGGTTTTACACTTTAGCAACCTTCTAGTTAAACGGCAAGCTTTGCGCACGCTTTTCTTATAAACATCATACTGTTTAGTTTTACAGGCCCACTGTTCTCGAGCGTGACGGCCCATTAAGCTAGTTTTGACTTTAGGTATCCCATAAGTTCATATATTTACGATTTACATCCCCGATTTACATATATATCCACTATGTACCACCTATATCTCAAAATGATCTAATCCACCCTTTTTGGTAAATTTGATTCATAAGTAATAGATTCATAAGAAACCACCAACTTATATActtttatagcaaaaaaaaagtatataatagaatgaaattatatattctatagtttgatatatgtttattttaaaaattaaataagttgAATTTATTACACTATCGAAATTTAGTGGGCTAATGTGGAATTAATAGATATTGATGGGGTGATTTggaaaatataaagtttttttgaGCTTTTGTGTTGCCCTTCTTCTTCCCCCACCCGCTCCTTCTTTATATTCGAAAAACCCACCGTCCTCAGTCTCATATCTGTCTCCTTCCaagtctcttctctctctctgcttcCTTTAGGGCTTTTCTGATCTAGAGGTTTCTCGCCTCCTCAATCGCCGTCTTCGATTAGATTCCTCCTCGAACAACGAGAGGTTTTCGATTGTAGCCACAAACCCTAGCTCTTACGCGATTACTCAAACCGAAACCCCTAAAATTTCATGTAAAATCTCTTCCCCGAACTGTGTATTGAGCTTTCGATTCGCATCTGTTGATAGATCTATGCTTTCTGATTAGGTTTTAGGTCACTACTTGCTAGGGGCTTTGTTGTTTAGTCCCTCGCCGTGATTCTGCTACTTGATTTTCCTTCGACtctttgtgatttgcttcggCTTAATGTTCTTTGTGCTTACCTGATTTTGAGCCTGTGGACGGTTCTGATTAGGTTTTAGCGTTTTGTATCTTTTAAGAGTATAAATATTCTCCTGTGAATGATCTGTTAGTATTATTGACTTCTTACTGATGCTGTTGTATGTCTTTTAACTGTGCAGAAGCAACTAATGGCGATGGAGATCACTCAGTTCCTACTCGCTGCTCAGTCAGCCGATGCGAGAGTCCGTACCGAAGCGGAGGGTAGCCTCAAGCAGTTCCAAGAACAGAACTTGCCGCAGTTTCTGCTGTCCCTCTCCTTTGAGCTCGCCAACAACGAGAAGCCTTCTGAGTCCCGGAGACTAGCTGGTATCCTGCTCAAGAACTCTCTAGACGCCAAAGACTCTGGGAGAAAAGAGCTTCTGGTGAAGCAGTGGTGTGCTATTGATTTAGCTCTTAAGTCCCAGATCAAGGAGCTGTTG is drawn from Brassica rapa cultivar Chiifu-401-42 chromosome A05, CAAS_Brap_v3.01, whole genome shotgun sequence and contains these coding sequences:
- the LOC103870575 gene encoding protein SCO1 homolog 1, mitochondrial, translating into MASALCRTASRLRPVQLCHRFRAVSDLLSPSSPSPACISDHGDFSLPRSMFTLSCGIERLRMDQRRLLSTSASDSTSKPSSGESEAKSSGENEKSGGSEGSDGGGSDQKSDRASGKHARGAPVSWMSFFLLFATGAGLVYYYDREKKRHIEDINTNSKAVKEGPSAGKAAIGGPFSLIRDDGKRITEKDLMGKWTILYFGFTHCPDICPDELIKLAAAIDKIKEKAGVDVVPVFISVDPERDTVQQVHEYVKEFHPKLIGLTGTPEEIKSVARSYRVYYMKTEEEDSDYLVDHSIVMYLMSPEMNFVKFYGKNHDVDSLTDGVVKEIRQYRK